In Halovulum dunhuangense, one genomic interval encodes:
- the phnE gene encoding phosphonate ABC transporter, permease protein PhnE, whose amino-acid sequence MTITATDIARAKARMPEAFRAPLPVRLRRIALWTGFGLLFGYCLWAFNFAPARIVEGIGRLGNVLGFMFPPHVWDNWEDFAEVLNGLGETLAMAFLGTVLGAVFAFPLSFLGAKNINRLSFLRLGVRRGYDVIRAVETLILALIFIRAFGLGPLAGILAIAVSEIGTFAKLFSEAIENTSERPVDGVRAAGGSRLQSIRYAILPQVNPVLLSVILYNFESNVRSGTILGIVGAGGIGFLLSDRISAYRWDEAWSIIFLIIAMVYLVDWLSGLIRSRFIGTWNA is encoded by the coding sequence ATGACCATCACCGCCACCGACATCGCCCGCGCCAAGGCGCGCATGCCCGAGGCGTTCCGTGCCCCCCTGCCCGTCCGCCTGCGCCGGATCGCGCTCTGGACCGGTTTCGGCCTGCTGTTCGGCTACTGCCTGTGGGCGTTCAACTTCGCGCCAGCCCGCATCGTCGAGGGGATCGGACGGCTGGGCAACGTGCTGGGCTTCATGTTCCCGCCGCATGTCTGGGACAACTGGGAAGACTTCGCCGAAGTCCTGAACGGCCTGGGCGAGACACTGGCGATGGCCTTTCTCGGCACCGTGCTGGGTGCTGTATTCGCCTTTCCGCTGTCCTTCCTTGGCGCCAAGAACATCAACCGGCTGAGCTTCCTGCGGCTGGGCGTGCGGCGCGGCTACGACGTGATCCGCGCGGTGGAAACACTCATCCTGGCGCTGATCTTCATTCGCGCCTTCGGGCTTGGCCCGCTGGCGGGCATCCTGGCCATCGCGGTCAGCGAGATCGGCACCTTTGCCAAGCTGTTCTCCGAGGCGATCGAGAACACTTCGGAACGTCCGGTGGACGGGGTGCGCGCGGCGGGCGGCTCGCGGTTGCAGTCGATCCGCTACGCGATCCTGCCGCAGGTGAACCCGGTGCTGCTGTCCGTGATCCTCTACAATTTCGAGTCGAACGTCCGCTCGGGCACGATCCTCGGCATCGTGGGCGCGGGCGGCATCGGCTTCCTGCTGAGCGACCGCATCTCGGCCTATCGCTGGGACGAGGCCTGGTCGATCATCTTCCTGATCATCGCGATGGTCTACCTGGTGGACTGGCTGTCCGGCCTGATCCGTTCGCGCTTCATCGGCACATGGAACGCCTGA
- the phnE gene encoding phosphonate ABC transporter, permease protein PhnE encodes MATFTYFPDIAPGHPRATITAFERDYAARRRQARLWWAIGTAIFLTLFMWTSWLGDFFKVTQVTLPDGSRDWRWIIPAGLPRLGEYVEKMIPVLRWETLGADLAEWFWRWKTWAALLLETVLIAFMATVFGVVGGLLLSFPASRNLAPNRAILWITRRYLEIARTVPELVFALIFVFCFSVGPLAGVLAIGLHTAGALGKLYSEANENIDMRPLDGVKAAGGTWFDQIRYGVVPQVLPNVISYTLLRFEINVRASSIIGYVGAGGLGQEFRTAMSLQEYTDLSALFVIILVTVTVIDYGSERLRHRIIGLGERA; translated from the coding sequence ATGGCCACGTTCACCTATTTCCCTGACATCGCGCCCGGACACCCCCGCGCGACGATCACAGCCTTCGAACGCGACTATGCGGCCCGGCGCCGCCAGGCCCGCCTGTGGTGGGCAATCGGCACGGCGATCTTTCTCACCCTGTTCATGTGGACCTCGTGGCTGGGCGACTTCTTCAAGGTGACGCAGGTCACCCTGCCCGACGGCAGCCGCGACTGGCGCTGGATCATCCCCGCCGGGCTTCCGCGCCTGGGCGAATATGTCGAGAAGATGATCCCGGTCCTGCGCTGGGAAACCCTGGGCGCCGATCTGGCCGAATGGTTCTGGCGCTGGAAGACCTGGGCGGCGCTGCTGCTGGAAACCGTCCTCATCGCCTTCATGGCCACCGTGTTCGGCGTGGTGGGCGGGTTGCTGCTGTCCTTTCCCGCCTCGCGCAACCTGGCGCCCAACCGCGCGATCCTGTGGATCACCCGCCGCTACCTGGAAATCGCGCGCACCGTGCCCGAGCTCGTCTTCGCGCTGATCTTCGTCTTCTGCTTCTCGGTCGGACCGCTGGCCGGCGTGCTGGCGATCGGGCTGCACACCGCGGGCGCGCTGGGCAAGCTTTACTCCGAGGCGAACGAGAACATCGACATGCGGCCGCTTGACGGGGTCAAGGCCGCGGGCGGGACCTGGTTCGACCAGATCCGCTACGGGGTGGTGCCGCAGGTGCTGCCCAACGTGATCAGCTACACGCTGCTGCGGTTCGAGATCAATGTCCGCGCCTCGTCGATCATCGGCTATGTCGGCGCGGGCGGGCTGGGACAGGAGTTCCGCACCGCCATGAGCCTTCAGGAATACACCGACCTTTCGGCGCTGTTCGTCATCATCCTCGTCACCGTGACCGTGATCGACTACGGCTCGGAAAGACTGCGCCACCGCATCATCGGACTGGGAGAGCGCGCATGA
- the phnD gene encoding phosphonate ABC transporter substrate-binding protein, producing MKFVTMTALAALLAAPAVAQGWKEDYQIIRFGILSGENEQDRIMRYTPLEEYLERELGVEVEIFSASSYDGVVQAQAADQIEFAFHGSSSYAALYTETGGGVVPLFTSQNADGSTGYYSIIVTRCDSGIKSLADLQGKVLAFADPDSTSGYAVPYYNLVEREGITPETYFAAVPFSGSHEAGVQAVANGTFDAAATYQDSDTNGIPQRMVSKGMLEEGTICKIWESPEITSGPFTARANLPAEMIEDVKQAMLAFPVKEPEQFAIMRNTQPDEENPTVGYSEVNHERYQWIIDMRQWLREQRRS from the coding sequence ATGAAATTCGTGACGATGACGGCCCTTGCCGCCCTGCTTGCCGCCCCCGCGGTCGCCCAGGGCTGGAAGGAAGACTACCAGATCATCCGCTTCGGCATCCTGTCGGGCGAGAACGAGCAGGATCGCATCATGCGCTACACCCCGCTCGAGGAGTATCTCGAGCGCGAGCTGGGCGTGGAGGTCGAGATCTTCTCGGCCAGCAGCTATGACGGCGTGGTTCAGGCGCAGGCCGCGGACCAGATCGAATTCGCATTCCACGGCTCGTCGTCCTACGCGGCGCTCTACACCGAGACCGGCGGCGGCGTGGTCCCGCTCTTCACCTCGCAGAACGCCGACGGTTCGACCGGCTACTACTCGATCATCGTGACGCGCTGCGACAGCGGCATCAAGAGCCTTGCCGACCTTCAGGGCAAGGTGCTTGCCTTCGCCGATCCCGACAGCACCAGCGGCTACGCCGTGCCCTACTACAACCTGGTCGAGCGCGAGGGCATTACGCCCGAGACGTATTTCGCGGCCGTCCCCTTCTCGGGCAGCCACGAGGCCGGTGTGCAGGCCGTGGCGAACGGGACCTTCGACGCCGCCGCGACCTACCAGGACAGCGACACCAACGGCATCCCCCAGCGCATGGTGTCGAAGGGAATGCTCGAAGAGGGCACGATCTGCAAGATCTGGGAAAGCCCCGAGATCACCTCGGGCCCGTTCACGGCCCGCGCCAACCTGCCCGCCGAGATGATCGAGGACGTGAAGCAGGCGATGCTTGCCTTCCCGGTGAAGGAGCCCGAGCAGTTCGCGATCATGCGCAACACGCAACCCGACGAAGAGAACCCGACCGTCGGTTACTCGGAAGTCAACCACGAGCGCTACCAGTGGATCATCGACATGCGCCAGTGGCTGCGCGAGCAGCGCCGCAGCTGA
- the phnC gene encoding phosphonate ABC transporter ATP-binding protein — protein sequence MEQQTLTLTKLSRTFGETRAVDSVSLDIRPGQFVGVIGRSGAGKSTLLRMINRLVDPSDGVIRYGDTDVTALRGRALRQWRRDCAMIFQQFNLVERLDVLTNVLVGRLAERGFLSSMAMHFTDEERTLAIEALDRLDLAPQALQRAGTLSGGQQQRVAIAKALVQKPRIMLADEPIASLDPGNATRVMEALRAINREDGLTVLVNLHTLDTARAYCDRIVAMRAGRVMFDGSAAQLTPDVVRDIYGTEDLSEIDESVTSTAARVAVPA from the coding sequence ATGGAACAGCAAACACTCACCCTCACCAAGCTGAGCCGCACCTTCGGGGAAACCCGCGCGGTGGACAGCGTTTCGCTGGATATCCGGCCTGGCCAGTTCGTGGGCGTCATAGGACGCTCGGGTGCCGGCAAATCGACCCTTCTGCGCATGATCAACCGGCTGGTCGACCCCAGCGACGGCGTCATCCGCTACGGCGATACCGACGTGACCGCGCTGCGCGGCCGGGCGCTGCGCCAGTGGCGCCGGGACTGCGCGATGATCTTCCAGCAGTTCAACCTGGTGGAACGGCTCGACGTGCTGACCAACGTGCTGGTCGGGCGCCTGGCCGAGCGTGGCTTCCTGTCCTCGATGGCGATGCATTTCACCGACGAGGAACGGACCCTGGCGATCGAGGCGCTGGACCGGCTCGATCTTGCCCCGCAGGCGCTGCAACGCGCGGGCACGCTTTCGGGCGGCCAGCAGCAGCGCGTCGCCATCGCCAAGGCGCTGGTGCAGAAGCCGCGGATCATGCTGGCCGATGAGCCCATCGCCAGCCTGGACCCCGGCAACGCCACCCGCGTGATGGAGGCGCTGCGCGCGATCAACCGCGAGGACGGGCTGACGGTGCTGGTGAATCTGCACACGCTCGACACCGCGCGGGCCTATTGCGACCGCATCGTCGCCATGCGCGCGGGCCGCGTGATGTTCGACGGCTCGGCCGCGCAGCTGACCCCGGACGTGGTGCGCGACATCTACGGCACCGAGGATCTGAGCGAGATCGACGAGAGCGTGACCTCGACCGCCGCGCGGGTCGCGGTTCCGGCCTGA
- a CDS encoding alpha-D-ribose 1-methylphosphonate 5-triphosphate diphosphatase, translated as MWLSDFRIVLEDRLIERGSVRIENGLIAEIADAPVAGAALSGDGLLLMPGFIDLHGDMIEREVEPRPNVKMPMELGLRDLDRRLKVAGVTTGFAAVSFHPGSAYGHMRSYEHTRSMLRDLKAMRARLSVDHRVHARFEVTFPNALGVVEELITDGVIDLVSLTDHTPGQGQYRDLERMVRTIARNHDMTEDDARAEIDRRIAVKTEGAGDLAATLRRISTACAAQGIPMASHDDDTADKVALMKSLGATISEFPVTLEAAEAAHAQGLLTIMGAPNALRGESYSGNLSARDAHAAGRLDILAADYHPSAILPAVLVLGQTDPQGIVGATRLATANPARALGMADRGRIAPGLRADLVIADDSGVGHVQATLRGGRTIYTDGTVHLSAAA; from the coding sequence ATGTGGCTGTCTGATTTCCGTATCGTCCTCGAGGACCGGCTGATCGAGCGCGGCTCGGTCCGCATCGAGAACGGCCTGATCGCCGAGATCGCCGACGCCCCCGTCGCGGGCGCGGCCCTGTCGGGCGACGGCCTGCTCTTGATGCCGGGTTTCATCGACCTGCATGGCGACATGATCGAGCGCGAGGTAGAGCCGCGCCCCAACGTCAAGATGCCGATGGAACTGGGCCTGCGCGATCTCGACCGCCGGCTGAAGGTGGCGGGTGTCACCACCGGATTTGCCGCCGTCAGCTTCCACCCCGGCAGCGCCTATGGCCACATGCGCAGCTACGAGCATACCCGTTCCATGCTGCGCGACCTCAAGGCGATGCGCGCGCGGCTGTCGGTGGATCACCGGGTCCATGCCCGGTTCGAGGTGACGTTCCCGAACGCGCTGGGCGTGGTCGAGGAACTGATCACCGACGGGGTGATCGACCTGGTATCGCTGACCGATCACACGCCGGGTCAGGGCCAGTACCGCGACCTGGAGCGGATGGTCCGCACGATTGCCAGGAACCACGACATGACCGAGGACGATGCCCGCGCCGAGATCGACCGCCGCATCGCGGTCAAGACCGAGGGCGCGGGCGACCTGGCGGCCACGCTGCGCCGCATCTCGACGGCCTGCGCGGCACAGGGCATCCCGATGGCCAGCCATGACGACGACACGGCCGACAAGGTCGCGCTGATGAAATCGCTGGGCGCCACCATCAGCGAGTTTCCCGTGACGCTGGAGGCAGCCGAGGCCGCCCATGCGCAGGGGCTGCTGACCATCATGGGCGCGCCCAACGCGCTGCGCGGCGAAAGCTATTCGGGGAACCTGTCGGCGCGCGATGCCCATGCGGCCGGTCGGCTGGATATCCTTGCGGCAGACTACCACCCATCGGCGATCCTGCCGGCGGTGCTGGTGCTGGGGCAGACCGACCCGCAAGGGATCGTCGGCGCGACACGGCTTGCCACGGCCAACCCGGCGCGCGCGCTGGGCATGGCCGACCGGGGCCGGATCGCGCCGGGGCTGCGCGCCGACCTGGTGATCGCCGACGACAGCGGTGTGGGCCATGTGCAGGCGACCCTGCGCGGGGGGCGCACGATCTACACCGACGGCACCGTCCACCTGTCCGCCGCAGCCTGA
- a CDS encoding phosphonate C-P lyase system protein PhnL, whose translation MTVVLEVEGLAKTFHMHHLGQQLHPFADVSFTLDRGEFLLLRGPNGVGKSTLLRTIYRSYLPEAGRVTFHSRHGAVDLARAADVDVTLLRRDEIGFVTQFLNARPRVAAEEIVAEPLRRIGRPADEALDEARRWLGEFGVKRDLWRAYPTTFSGGEQQKVNLARALILPQRLLLLDEPTASLDAGARAALVRRLADLKSHGVAMIGVFHHPGDVEHLIDRTIDLKPKELADVAV comes from the coding sequence ATGACCGTCGTTCTGGAAGTCGAAGGTCTGGCCAAGACCTTTCACATGCACCACCTGGGCCAGCAGTTGCATCCCTTCGCGGATGTCAGCTTCACCCTGGATCGCGGCGAGTTCCTGCTGCTGCGCGGCCCCAACGGCGTGGGCAAGTCCACGCTGCTGCGCACCATCTACCGCAGCTACCTGCCCGAGGCGGGGCGCGTCACCTTCCACTCGCGCCACGGCGCGGTGGACCTGGCGCGCGCGGCCGACGTGGACGTGACGCTGCTGCGCCGCGACGAGATCGGCTTCGTCACCCAGTTCCTGAACGCCCGCCCCCGCGTCGCGGCCGAGGAGATCGTCGCCGAGCCGCTGCGCCGCATCGGCCGACCGGCGGACGAGGCGCTGGACGAGGCCCGCCGCTGGCTGGGCGAGTTCGGCGTGAAGCGCGACCTGTGGCGGGCCTATCCGACCACGTTTTCGGGCGGCGAGCAGCAGAAGGTGAACCTGGCCCGCGCGCTGATCCTGCCGCAGCGGCTGCTGCTGCTGGACGAGCCGACGGCCTCGCTCGATGCGGGCGCGCGCGCGGCGCTGGTGCGGCGGCTGGCGGATCTGAAATCCCATGGCGTCGCGATGATCGGCGTCTTTCACCATCCCGGCGATGTCGAACACCTGATCGACCGGACGATCGACCTCAAGCCCAAGGAGCTTGCCGATGTGGCTGTCTGA